The Vigna unguiculata cultivar IT97K-499-35 chromosome 6, ASM411807v1, whole genome shotgun sequence genome contains a region encoding:
- the LOC114186764 gene encoding farnesyl pyrophosphate synthase 1: MADLKSTFLNVYSVLKAELLHDPAFEFSDDARQWVDRMLDYNVPGGKLNRGLSVIDSYRLLKEGQALNDDEIFLASALGWCIEWLQAYFLVLDDIMDNSHTRRGQPCWYRVPKVGLIAANDGVLLRNHIPRILKKHFRGKPYYVDLLDLFNEVEFQTASGQMIDLITTLQGEKDLSKYTLTLHRRIVQYKTAYYSFYLPVACALLMAGENLDNHVDVKKILVEMGTYFQVQDDYLDCFGDPETIGKIGTDIEDFKCSWLVAKALELSNEQQKKVLYDNYGNADPENVAKVKALYNELNLKGAFEEYESSSYEKLVTSIEAHPSKAVQAVLKSFLAKIYKRKK; the protein is encoded by the exons ATGGCGGATCTTAAGTCCACATTCTTGAACGTCTATTCCGTTCTCAAAGCCGAACTCCTCCACGACCCCGCTTTCGAATTCTCCGATGACGCTCGCCAATGGGTTGACCGG ATGCTGGACTACAATGTGCCAGGAG GAAAGTTGAACCGGGGACTTTCAGTCATTGATAGCTACAGACTGTTGAAAGAAGGACAGGCATTAAATGATGACGAAATTTTCCTTGCTAGTGCTCTTGGTTGGTGTATTGAATGG CTTCAGGCGTATTTTCTTGTCCTTGATGACATTATGGATAATTCTCACACACGTAGGGGTCAGCCGTGCTGGTATAGAGTGCCCAAG GTTGGGTTGATTGCAGCAAATGATGGAGTTTTACTAAGAAACCATATTCCACGCATTCTTAAGAAACATTTCAGGGGAAAGCCGTATTACGTTGATCTTCTTGATTTGTTTAATGAG GTTGAGTTCCAGACTGCTTCAGGACAGATGATAGATCTGATTACCACACTGCAAGGAGAAAAAGACCTGTCCAAGTACACATTAACTCT GCATCGGCGTATTGTTCAGTACAAGACTGCTTATTATTCATTTTACCTCCCA GTTGCATGTGCATTGCTCATGGCGGGTGAGAATCTGGATAACCATGTTGATGTGAAGAAGATTCTTGTTGAGATGGGAACCTACTTTCAAGTACAG GATGATTATTTGGATTGCTTTGGGGATCCTGAGACTATTGGAAAG ATAGGTACAGATATTGAAGATTTTAAATGCTCTTGGTTAGTTGCGAAAGCTTTGGAACTTAGCAACGAGCAACAAAAGAAAGTTCTATAT GACAACTATGGGAATGCAGACCCGGAAAATGTTGCTAAAGTAAAGGCCCTGTATAACGAGCTTAATCTTAAG GGTGCATTTGAGGAGTATGAGAGCAGCAGCTATGAGAAGCTTGTAACCTCCATTGAAGCTCATCCTAGCAAAGCCGTTCAAGCTGTATTGAAGTCCTTTTTGGCTAAGATTTACAAAAGGAAGAAGTAG